atgaagtgcctaacaaatatatgtgtaaatgtgtatatcctagggtcacttgaggtccaatttgaagacaccgaaaaagtccggtgtcggtcgacaagtgaaaaccctaaggtctttctatggtcctttctcattcatggtttgtttgagcttacgtaataaatcatacatgtgatgtgtgttagcttattacaaaccaaatacctacttactattacaaatcaatataaatatattacaatgctgaattataaatttgtcttcaagctttgcttactttgtgcacatcttgatcttaacatgCTTAGTTCctcacaaaacctcaaacactcattagatacaatgagtatttttcataatcaaaaccgggtgtgaccaataaggtcaacaccttGGGCTACTGAACTCTTGTGTTCGGGCTACCGACCCAAgacccgggcacccgaaccatggagcaaatgtttctgacttttgttcaggctaccgaactacGACTCAGGTTTCCAAactattttaaagattttttaaatataagtctgttcgggcgaccaaacctcgattaagccacccgaaccttctcgggttaaattttattttacccGAGGTTAaagggttaaacaaggttaattttgctaaacttttttaaaaaaaattaagaatgcCCTATGAGtcccccaacgattataattttaccattctctatatataggggctcatttgcaaaattaaagtgagattaaaaatataattagtgaaaaatcctctcaatctcaaaagcCTATTTTTGTCTATTCCACTCCAAACACTCTCGTATATTCATTCCCTTGGTACATCTTAGTATTATAAGAGTTTACaaattgtgctagtgcttattaggtaTTGTTAATACTCTCATTCtcttgcttgaatatttgatattgattttggggagtttagcatagtttatcccatagattttcattgataaaatcttgtattggaataaactcataagcttaaagatatttgcattttcattgcaagattcctatagttatatttttgttgtgcaaatattttcacaagctataacatttttcaaacaactcttgtgcaatatttcattaaggaaaatatttttgagttgatttgaacattgttgctagcatctttgaaacactaatatgatattaagatttgatatactttgctttcaaagattagcttgtaaaaAACTTTTGTGCTTGATAGACtatagacataaccttgagtgttgattgcacatggaGAGCtatgagcttatagttcatacatacttgaggtgcattgattatgtTGTGCATatacatagtctgcttagttgataagcatattttcgtgtacaaaaatttcaaattatttgttgtattccaagtgtaggcctgaaaagggagactaaccctgttgaatagtcccagactgacttaaacccggttaggaaagttaggtgcaccatcctggtaaggcgtgttggttgagatcagccccttaaattgacctggttataaccagtgccgctccacccgttaagtgagtagtggtagaatccttgtgctggtgtggccaaggcaaggatgtagatAGTATTgatcgaaccctgataacatatcatatgtattgtttactttttcgcACCTTACTTTtctacatgtgtatgtttatttctaaattgcatagattgaccctaggctgtgttatattattgttaaaaccagtagacctaggcgataaattttaaattcccaattcacccccccccccttttcttgggattgcaccaaaactaacaattggtatcagagtctcgtagcattgacttaaatgtttttgctaaaagattgagataactcacattggtgtattcccattcGGTGAAAGACAGTCACATTTTGGGCCTCTTGTATTTTATGGTGTCGATTACatcacctgaaaaattagaataagcatatttataaaatttacatTGATTAGTTAATTTCACCTAATAATTTCTTGCTTCCCAGGAGTGGAATAAGCCCGGCCTTATGAGCCAGAATATCCCAAAAAAAGATGAAGAATAATATCATTGCTGGGTCATGTATATTCACATTGTCAAACACCAACCTACCCCAACTAATTGCATCTCCTTCCCATTATTTTACATAATTTCTTGCTTCCCACCCTCCGGCAGATAATAGTTATGAGCCAGACTTTTCTCATTTCATAAATAATGAATACCCCAAAAAAAGATCAATTGCTGggtcacatatatacatacatactcgtACACATTGTCAAACACCAACCTACCCCGACTAATTGCATCTCCTTCCCATTATTTTACCAAATCAAAGACAATATTTCTGAGCTTTCTTCATCACCTTAAAAAGCAAGCTGGAGCAATCTATATATAGCCCTCCATAAATTAAACCACCAACACAAACACCGCCTTCAAGCACATACGAAACCAGTTTCCAAATCAAAAATCCATGGCTGCTCCACCACTCTACATAATCATGATGATAGGGTCACTGCTACTTCTCCCTTCCCCTTCCCATTCTTCTGACCCAGACCCATTACAGGACTTCTGTGTTGGAGACTTACAAGCTTCCCCATCCCTCAATGGCTTCCCCTGCAAATCCGCCTCCAACACAACCTTCGACGACTTCTTCTACTCCGGGCTGAGCAAGGAGGCCAGCACAACCAACGCCTTCGGAGCTACGGTGACTGCAGCCAACGTGCTCGTGTTCCCAGGCCTAAACACGCTCGGAATCTCCATGAACCGGGTGGACTTCGGCCCGGGGGGGCTTAACCCTCCCCACTCGCACCCGCGGGCCACCGAGACCGGGGTGGTCATCGAGGGGAAGGTGCTTGTTGGGTTTGTGACCACAGGGAATGTGTACTACTTCAAGGTTTTGGGCGTTGGGGAGATGTTTGTGATACCAAGAGGGCTTGTGCACTTTCAGAAGAATGTTGGGGTGGGGAAGGCTCTTATCTTGACAGCTTTCAATAGCCAGTTGCCAGGGGTTGTGGTTGTCGCCCCAACTCTGTTCGGCTCAAAGCCTTCTATTCCTAATGACGTGTTGACTTTGGCCTTCCAGGCTGAGGAGAGCGTGGTTAACAGCATCAAGTCCAAGTTTGGTTAATTCTTCAGCTCGCTAATCTGGAATAGGTTGGATTGTTTGttgaatttttattattcttgTTGGGTTTTCTTCTCTGCCCATCCTTGCTAATCATTGTTGTCATTAGTCATTTGAGATTTAATTGTGTTCGTAATTTGATCTTCATGTTCTGTTAACGCAATATTTTCTTGGTCATATTTGAATAATAAAACAAGGTTTCTTCTGCGattaaagcattttttttttttttggggtattttggagttttgaaatctagaatatatatgtatgcatataaaatatattatattattgtcaCATGTGGTTTATGTCTTGAGATTTCAATGAGACAATACGACATTATTGACAAAACTTGACTCTTAAAACCTTATTCTACTGTCGTCAAGTTATGAACTTGTGTTTGATATGTCGAATGCAGTGGGATGAGAATGAAATAAAGTGAATTTTTGAGTGATACAGATGAAGAAATTAATGTTAGGAATAatgaacaaattcccgaaacctgtgagaaacaaaatagagaaagaataatcccaaagaaaaatcaatcacacgcacaagacaatatttacgtggttcggcaattttgcctacgtccacggagttgtagggatttcaatattatcaggaagaaaacacagagagtgcggcgatacaatactctccctctcgctctctcgcaggtatAGCCACGcgaaccctaatcacccaaaagcaaTCCCTTTTAAATAggggtcgggtcgtcatccaaattaaaacataactaggctccacaaaagcccaacaaatctcccacttggagactagttcaatcaccaatatgaACTGCAATCCTCCTGGAAAAACAATCCCTCATCCTTGCAACTCAACCTCCTctcctcaagctagaagaccaactgaagctgcacatGGCTTCAGTTTCTCAATAATAACACCCTTAGTTAACATGTCTgctgggttcttagatccacatatcttttcaagtattaccagcttatcttcaatAAGGTAACGGATAAGGTGGTATTTTGTTTGTATGTGTTTCAACTTTGAATGAAAGGCCGAATTTTTGGCAAAaaaaattgcactctgactgtcactgtgtagaatgcccatcttctgcttcttacccaattcttctaagaagccatgtagccaaatcatctcctttccagcttcagttgctgcaacatactcggcttctgtagtagacaaagtaacaatcttttgcaaattagaagcccaagatatagctgtaccacccaaagtaaatacaaatccagtagtactctttctactatcattatcaccagcaaaatcagcgtctAAATAGCCctacagtttcaaacttgcaccaaTGAAACAAAAACATGTGTCTGACGAACCCCTcaaatatctcagaatccactttactgcctcccaatgctgctttcctggcctactcatgaatctgctcacaactcccattgcatgtgcaatgtctggccttgtacacaccatagcatacatcaagctgccaatagctgaagcatagggcaccttgctcatatggtccctttctttttctgtcttcggtgactgttccttgcttagtttgaaatgactacccaagggtgtgctcactgatttagattcattcatgttgaatatgctaagaattttcttcacatactctgactgtgaaagcttcaatgtaccattagccttgtctctaataattctcattccaaggatttgctttgtagctcccaaatccttcattgcaaactgttctgacaattgcttcttcagattattaatctcctcaatgctagaccctacaataagcatatcatctacatatagcagtaaaacgatataagaattgtcaaagaacttaacataacaacagtgatcagtttcacatctcttgaactcaattttatgcataaaactatcaaacttcttataccactgtcttggagcttgttttagaccatacaagctctttctcagtttgcagactaaattctcttgtccctggacaatgaacccttctggctgaatcatgtagatgtcttcctccaagtcaccgtgaaggaatgacgttttcacatctaactgctcaagatgtagattttctgcagccaccatttccagtaccagtctaattgtcgacatcttcacaactggagaaaatatctttgtaaagtcaatgccttccttttgctgaaaccctttgacaactaatctggctttgtagcgcttgctaccatcatgttcgttctttattctgtatacccacttgttgtgcagagccttcttccctactggcaattcagttagttcccatgtctgattccccaacaaggagtccatctcatccttcatggctaactcccacttgcttgaactctTATCCTGCAAGACTTCATCATAgcactctggctcaccaccatcaaTTAGCAGAAGATAATTTAAAGTAGGTGAATAAAGCTGTGGAGGTCTAATGGCCCTGGAAGATCTACAGACTGCAGCTACAGGTGTAATTTGAATTTCCTGCGATTCTACATTCTCCCtatcatcttcacccctttcctggatagtattttcagtcaactcatctaagttaataaactcataatttttcttatctatcgctgtgacatctgacactacagttgacctgtccttgtacataacctgttcGTTGAATATCACATTTATACTTCTAATGATTTTCCTGTTTTTttcatcccaaaaccgatagccaaatttctcatcaccatagctaatgaaatagcatattttggactttgcatcaagtttactacgagtatcagaatcaacataaacataagaaacacaaccaaaaacttttaagtaagaaaaatttacctctttatcgctccaaacctcttcaggaagtctaaactccatgggaactgaaggtcctcggtttatcagataag
The Malania oleifera isolate guangnan ecotype guangnan chromosome 13, ASM2987363v1, whole genome shotgun sequence DNA segment above includes these coding regions:
- the LOC131146838 gene encoding germin-like protein subfamily T member 2, with product MAAPPLYIIMMIGSLLLLPSPSHSSDPDPLQDFCVGDLQASPSLNGFPCKSASNTTFDDFFYSGLSKEASTTNAFGATVTAANVLVFPGLNTLGISMNRVDFGPGGLNPPHSHPRATETGVVIEGKVLVGFVTTGNVYYFKVLGVGEMFVIPRGLVHFQKNVGVGKALILTAFNSQLPGVVVVAPTLFGSKPSIPNDVLTLAFQAEESVVNSIKSKFG